Part of the Cryptosporangium arvum DSM 44712 genome, CTGGCGCTCGTGCACGACATCGAGAATTCGAGCAAGACCCGGGTACTCGACTTTGTCGATTTGCCCGACCCGAAGGTCGACATGCTCGGCGGCGTACAAGTTCCATCTCAACCGGAGCCCGGAGACTATGAGGAATTCTTCGGGGACGCGTCTGGAATCATTGGGCCAGACTCCGCGTAATTCGGTCTGCACATCGCTGGCGGTGAAAAACCATAATGGAAAATAGAGTCTACGGCTTCCGGGTTCGCCAGGCCCGGACACTGCGAGGTCGCCCTAGTGGTGACCTCGCTAAAGCTGTTGGGTGGTCGCCTTCAAAGCTTTCTCGTGTAGAGGGCGGCGGCATCACTGACGTTAATGATGCGGACTTCGAGGTTCTTGTAAAAGAACTTCGCTACCCACCGCAGTTCTTTATCACAGACGGATTGAACCTCCGTGGTGAAGACCTTCTGTTCCGAGCGCCAAAGTCGACTCCTAAGCGAGAACGGCAGTTCCTTGCAGATTTCGCTGCGGTCACTGGTGACATGCTGACTTGGCTAGATCAGCATCACCGTCTACCTAACGTCACAATTCCTGCGGCGGATTTGTTCTCCGGACGTTCTGGCTCGATGAGAGATTATCGAGACATCGCTGAACTCGCCCGTAGGGCGCGAGAGGCATTGCGTATTGACCCTGGCGTGCCCGCTCCGTATCTGACATACGAACTTGAGCGCGCCGGGATAGCTGTCGTGGTGAGAGGGCGTCGTCCTTCCGACGACCCAGACGCTTGGGACACCGACGCCGCTTTCTCGGAGAAGCACCTCGGCTATTCGATCTGGGTCGGAGACCATCGGGATCGCCCCGCCATTGTTGCGAGGGCATTGGATTCGTGGGAGCGAACTCGATGGACGCTAGCCCATGAACTCGGCCACCTCGTTCTACACACAGATGCATCAGCGGAATTTGTAGAAGACGAGGCGTCGCTGTTCGCATCAGAGTTTCTCGCTCCTCTGGACGTTATTAGATTTGAGCTCCCGAAGGTTCTGACGCTGAGCGGACTCATCCCTATTAAACTCAAGTGGGGCATATCGCTGTACGCCCTACTCCGGCATTTGCTCCGTGCTGATCTTGTAAGCGAAGACCGATACAAGAGCATGACGGATCAACTGCACGTGCGAAAGAACCCTGACACGGGTCGGACCTGGAGACGGGATGAACCGGGTTGGGACGCTCGTGACCCGGAGAGGCCTGCACTCATCAGAACGTGGCTTGAGCGCTGCATAGGAACTTCCGATCCGAACGCCCTCCAACTGATGTCAGAGCGGTGGCCGGCTGACTTCTTTGAGGAGGTGCTCGCTACCCAGAGGGCGACTGCTCGGCGGGTGAGCCCGGTGCCGCTCAAGCAGCCAGCGCCTACTTCGGCTCCGGTGGTCAACCTAATGGACCGGCGTCGGCGTGCTTCGGGATAGGTGCTGTGAGCCTTGCCTGCCGGTATGGGCAAGGCTCACAGCGCCCATGCGCTCACAAGCAATCGGCTATCTCCTGCATGGACCATGTGACGGCGTCTGCGCCGGATTCGATTAGAGCCTCGAACTTTCCTGCACGGTTGGCGAACCCTACAGTGCGAACTCCGGCGGCTCGCCCGGCCTCGATGTCGCTGAGTGAGTCTCCGACAAATACGCAGTCTGCGGGGTTCGCACTAAATTCGTCGGCGGCGTCCAGGACAGCGTAAGGGTGTGGCTTCATCAGCTCTGGATGGCCTTTTCGGCGTCCAATGACTGCCCAGACGTATCCGTCAAGCGACGCTTGTTTCAGGAAGACGTTAATCGCATCCGAGGAATTATTGCTTACCACTGCTAGTGGTCGCGCTAGACGATCTGCTTTTCGTAGGATTTCCACAACCCCTGGCGTAGCTTGCGCCGTTCTAACGGCCTTAGTCTCTTCAATTATCAGTGTCGACTCGACAACTGATGCGATCGAAGGATCCGCAACTGTTGCGGACCACGAAAGCACGGCCAGCGGATCTCTCTCGGACTGTATGGCCTCCGGAATTGTGGCCCCGGATGCCTCAGCCATATCTCGCAGTTGAGCCGCTACCCGCCAAGCTGAGTAATTCTCGAATACCCCACAGATCGGCCCGTCAAAGTCGAGCAGTATCGGGCCGCTAGATCCGATCGCTTCTCGCAAGGTGTCAGTCACTGTTCGTACTCGTATGCGATCGTGCTCCACACGGAGTCGAACCACTGCCGGGATGCCGCCACGAATTGCGCACCGTCGGAAGTATCATCTTCGGTAATGACATAGTGAAACAGTGGTACATCTTTACCCATGAGGTCGAATATCTCTGTCGACTCGCCCTTTAGGCTAACTGCCCGCCGAATAACCGGGTAGAAGCCGTAGAAGACTTCATGCTGGTTAAGTACGTAGAGCTTGAATAGCGGCGCTGCCCGGTGCAGGCGAACGTCGGCGCTCGCCGATTTCACCAAACCCAATTCCTGTAGCTCGCTGACCTGATCGAGAATTCCGTCGGCGGCGCGGCGAGTGATGCGGGCCGCCCGTTCACGGACCCGGGGGTCGTCGGCGCCCTCTGCGCTAGCTGGCAGTGGTCCCGGTGCGGCCATGTCCGAGAGCAACACACGGACTGCGATGGACTCGGGGGCGTGTCGGCCGGCTCGGACCTTGTCGAGCGCTTCCGCCATCGCATCGCGCAGCGTCTCGCCCGAGAACCCCGCGAAGTCGATCGACACGTGCGGCTGTTCGAACGCTGCCTCGATGTGGGGGCGCAGCTCGACTGCGCGCTGTGTTTGGGCTCGCACGAACGCGCCGCTGCCTTGCCGGGTGACGATCAGATGATCCGCTCGCAGGAGGTCAAGCGCGCGCTTGACCGTCTCCCGCGCTACCTCGTAGCGGCTGGCTAGGTCTGGCTGCGAGGGCAGGCGCTCGCCGGGCTGGAGCTTGCCCGTAAGGATGGCCGCCCGCAGCTTGTTGGCGATCTGCTGCGATGCCTGTTTGGGGTCATCTGGGTCCAGATGGCCGAGAAAGTCATAGTCGCTGGGCACGCCGCCAGCCTACAGATGACTAGCCATGTAAGGAAGGTTGAGCAAACTGCTTGACTTGGCTAGCCATGCCGCCCTACCTTTCTCTTATCGGCAACCTGACTAGCCAAGCTGGTCTACCGCCGAAAAGGAGCGAGACCCGACGCTGGCACGCCGGGTCTCGCCAAGCGGGTCACAACTGCTTGGAAGGAGCGGACCCAATGGGCATCGTCCCACTTCGCAAGCTGTCCAACGAGGGCAGCGAACAGGAACCAGCGAGACCCAACTCGCCGCGATCGAGGCCGAATGGCCGTTGATCGAGGCGGAGATGGATGTGGTCGACGCGATGGCGCGGCACGCTCGCGCCGACGGTGAGCCGACCGAGCTGGACTGGCAGGCGCTGCGCAGCGCTGAGCGTCGGGTACTGACCGAGGCTCGGAAGCTGGCCAACGCCGCCCGCCAGCCGTTCACGCCGGAGGTGGCGTGATGGCGGACCAGAAGTGCACGACCTGCAACGGCCACGGATCCACGGCGCACAGCGCGGGCGGTTCGGGCTACACCTACAAGTGCTGCACCTCGTGCAACGGCACCGGGCGGAAGTCGTGAGCG contains:
- a CDS encoding ImmA/IrrE family metallo-endopeptidase; its protein translation is MRDYRDIAELARRAREALRIDPGVPAPYLTYELERAGIAVVVRGRRPSDDPDAWDTDAAFSEKHLGYSIWVGDHRDRPAIVARALDSWERTRWTLAHELGHLVLHTDASAEFVEDEASLFASEFLAPLDVIRFELPKVLTLSGLIPIKLKWGISLYALLRHLLRADLVSEDRYKSMTDQLHVRKNPDTGRTWRRDEPGWDARDPERPALIRTWLERCIGTSDPNALQLMSERWPADFFEEVLATQRATARRVSPVPLKQPAPTSAPVVNLMDRRRRASG
- a CDS encoding HAD family hydrolase — translated: MVRLRVEHDRIRVRTVTDTLREAIGSSGPILLDFDGPICGVFENYSAWRVAAQLRDMAEASGATIPEAIQSERDPLAVLSWSATVADPSIASVVESTLIIEETKAVRTAQATPGVVEILRKADRLARPLAVVSNNSSDAINVFLKQASLDGYVWAVIGRRKGHPELMKPHPYAVLDAADEFSANPADCVFVGDSLSDIEAGRAAGVRTVGFANRAGKFEALIESGADAVTWSMQEIADCL
- a CDS encoding GntR family transcriptional regulator; this encodes MPSDYDFLGHLDPDDPKQASQQIANKLRAAILTGKLQPGERLPSQPDLASRYEVARETVKRALDLLRADHLIVTRQGSGAFVRAQTQRAVELRPHIEAAFEQPHVSIDFAGFSGETLRDAMAEALDKVRAGRHAPESIAVRVLLSDMAAPGPLPASAEGADDPRVRERAARITRRAADGILDQVSELQELGLVKSASADVRLHRAAPLFKLYVLNQHEVFYGFYPVIRRAVSLKGESTEIFDLMGKDVPLFHYVITEDDTSDGAQFVAASRQWFDSVWSTIAYEYEQ
- a CDS encoding DUF6284 family protein encodes the protein MLGRSGPNGHRPTSQAVQRGQRTGTSETQLAAIEAEWPLIEAEMDVVDAMARHARADGEPTELDWQALRSAERRVLTEARKLANAARQPFTPEVA